Genomic DNA from Alicyclobacillus fastidiosus:
CCACATGCAAATGAGGTATCCCTCATTTTGAAGTGTTCTACGTTTTCCCCTTGGCAAATGAACTATGAGACATGGTTAACAAGCGTAGTAGAAGGAGTAAGGCTTGGAGCAGACGCCGTTTCGATTGGTTGTATTGTAGGCGGGGATGACCAACCTGAACAGATCCGAAACTTGAGCAAATTTGCAGAAGAAGCAACTTTATATGGACTTCCTGTAATAGCACACATCTACCCGAGAGGTAATCAAATTCCTGAGGACGAAAAAATGGACTGGAAACACCATGCATATGCAGTCCGATTAGGGGCTGAACTTGGGGTAGATATCGTCAAGACACACTACACGGGTGACCCTGATTCCTTCAGCAAGGTTGTGGCAGCAACGCCGGCAAAAGTTGTCGTCGCCGGCGGAGACAGTGGTGGGAACCTGACTGGAGCTTTTCAAATGGTACGTGACGTGTTGGATGTAGGTGGTGCAGGAATAACCTTTGGAAGATTTGTGTGGAGCAATTCACATCCTAAAGCTGTTGTTAGTGCACTAAGAGCCATCGTACATCAAAACGAAAGTGTACAATTTGCTGTCGAGGTGTATGAAGAAGTTTCCGAAAGGAAAATTGATAGCGAAGCTGTATTGCAACAATAAGTTTCGTTCCAACTGTTAACCCAGCGAAATTAGAAATATTCGTTGGGTTAACAGAACCATTCGTTATTTGATGTTCGATCTGAAAGCGATTCCATTCGCTGGCGTTAAGAATAAGGGGGATACAACGATGAGTGTTAGTACTGAGCATTCTCAGACTATGTACCGAAGACAAGTGTTGGGTATGCCTGTAGCTTTACTTTGGGGGTTTGTTGCAGTCGCATGTTTTATGGTTGGCGATGGAATTGAACAAGCATTTTTATCCAAGTATATTGTCCAGTTAGGTTTTACTCTTACTCAGTCCGCATTAGTATTTACGGTTTACGGAATTACTGTGGCAGTCGCTGCATGGTTGTCTGGGGTATTTGCTGATACTTGGGGGCCCCGTAGAACTATGGTAATAGGGTTTATCATTTGGGTAATTTTTGATGTCGGATTTTTAACACTTGGCTTATCGACAAAGAATTACCCAATGATGCTAGTCATGTACGGATTACGCGGCTTTGGATATCCATTGTTCTGTTATGGTTTTATCGTATGGATAGCTTATGTATCACCTAAACACAAATTGTCGAGTGCCATGGGCTGGTTTTGGTTTATGTACTCAATTGGCATTGGTGTAATTGGTTCTTATTTACCGAGTTTTACGATTCCTCATATCGGTTTTCTGGGAACGTTGTGGATCGCAGTAGGTTGGATTCTTGTAGGCGGATTAATGGGAGTCTTCTTAATTCGAGATAAATTTGACATTAAGGAAACAGACTTGCCACTTAAAGAAAAAGTAAGGGAACTTCTAAGCGGTATTCTCATTGTGAAAGAAAGGCCGCGTATTATTACAGCAGGGATAGTTAAAATCATTAATCAATTGTCAATGTATGGACTCCCAATTATTTTCCCGATTTATTTCACATCAAAAATAGGCTTTACGACATCCCAATGGTTACAAATTTGGGGTGATATGTTCCTCGTGAATATGTTTATGAATGTTGTTTGGGGATTTATTGGTGACAAGATAGGGTGGCATAGACAAGTCATGTGGTTTGGCTGTGTTGGGACCGCGGTTACTACATTACTGTTCTACTATGTACCTTTGTTTGCCGGAAAGGACTATTGGCTCACAGTGTTTGTGGCAATTCTATATGGTGTTTCACTCGCGGCTTTTGTTCCAATGTCCGCAATTATTCCGTCTATCGCTCCGGACCGAAAGGGGGCTGCAATGTCAATCCACAATCTAGCCTCTGGAATTAGTAATTTTGCCGCTCCTGCCATCGTTGCTGGCCTACTTCCGTTTTTCAATATACAAGGGGTCGTATGGACCTTTGCAGTCATCTATGTAATTGGTGCAGTTTTAAGTTACTTCCTTAAAGTGGACCAGAAAGCCGTTTCGGAAGATTCACCAGAAATGCGTACTGATTCGGCTGTTAGTTACAACAATTAACCTAAATCTGATTTAGATGCATATTGTTCTTTACCGTACCACAGACAACGTGGGTAGGTGTTTTCTTGAGGAGACCTAAGGTTGTCGTAACTGGAATACTTGCCGACGAAATATTAGATAAGTTATCAAATGTTTGTGATGTGCGATTATGGGAACAGGTAGATACGCCTGTTCCCGTGGATATCTTACTACGAGAGTCGAAGAAATTGATGGTCTACTTTGCTTATTAACAGACTCTATTAATCACTCTGTTCCTGAACGGGCCAAGAATTTGAAAGCGGTTAGTCTGTTGGCAACCATATCGACATCGATATTGCTGAGGTCATGGATTTCTTCGCGTGCTTGATGGATGGTCCATACAGTTATTTATTTTTTTATGATCTTGACTATTTGCGTTGCGGATCAAGAAATCCCTATGCCACTTTATATACTACCGTGGTCTCTCATTTCACTCGCAATGGAATGGGGAGCGGTATCCTTTGGGGTGTTCCACTATGGCAACGGGTATCATCTGGGCTATTCATTTGGTGTATATTTGTTAGTTCTTAGTATGTGCAGTGCTTTGTATGATAGACATAACCACGAGAGGATTTTTGCGTCTTGACTGCAGATGAATGTGGCTGCCTTGTGGGATTTTCGGGGTTAGAGTATCAAGCCCGACTCCGGACCGACGTTGGTACTCTGCAGCATCGTGAAACATACCCACTTGCCGTTCGCAAACTAGCCACCTTTTTCCGTTATCCTTCAGAGATGCGGAGAATCATTTATACGATCAATCTGATTGAGGGCTACCACAGACAGTTTCGGAGGTGACGCAGGGAAAAAGCATCTTCCCGACCGATAACCGGCACCACGATGTTGAACGTCACCTTCGAACCTCTGCTAGTACCGATCCACTTCCCTCGAAGTACAGTTCTATCTCAATGGCCTACGCAGCCAATGTACCAAACCAGTAAATAGGCCATTTATGAGGTCGCAATCCCAACCACTGTCGCAATCCCGATAAGTACGATCCATGAGGATACGATCATCAACGTAATTGATCTTGTTAGCGACTTATTAGAGTTTGACTTGATTCGCTCTGACAAACGGTTACTTTGAAATGTAATCGCCCAAACGGAAAAAACACAGGTTCCTCCGCCAATTGCGGCTGTTAAATAAATTGCTGGTGTATATGTTTTCGTCATGCTATACAGTATCAGCCCACTTATCAACATGATGACGGCTCCTGCATTTCCAATGATGGTGAGCTTGGTTTGGAGTCTGTTAAGCATTTGTATGAGTTCAATTTTCGCATCACTCTTGCGAATATAAATCAGACAAATAATCATGGCAATAAATGAGCCTACCCAGACAGAGAAACCCAGTAAGTGAACAAACAATGCCGTATGCTTCAAACGAACACCCCTTACAAACTAATTACACTCTGTAACTAACGACCCCAAGAACTACAACTATCCCGATCATTACAAACCAGGAGGAGAAAGATATTAACCCTAGTTGGCCTTTCAAAAGGTTGTCGAATAAATTCGATTTAATACGCCCTGATAAAATATTGCTCTGAAGGGTAATCGCGATAATCGAGAACATGCATACCCCACCGCCAATGCCAGCCATAAGGTCGACCCAAATTGCATGTGTGTTGCTCATGCTAAACAGGCCGAATCCACTAATTAACATTGCCAACGCTCCTAGGTTTCCAATCAACGTGAATCTCACCTGAGCATTGTTAAGCAGTTGTTTGATCTCTAGACTGATCCTCTCGCTGCGGAGTCCTGTCACGCAAATTGTCATGGCTATAAAAGAACCTGCCCATACGGAGAGACCTAGTAAGTGAAAAAATAGCGCTATGTGCTTCAAAAAAACCCTCCTACAATAGAAATCCTCGAGTGAGAATCATACACAAACGTTACTGGTGTTGCTGTCAGACATCAACAATGTTTGTCCAGAACATGTGAAAGTTTGATTACAGTGTCACCCAAACACGTTCTAGTCATCATTGCACATGTTTCTCTAGCCGAAACAATCCTATTTTCAAGTGATTCATGGGCGGCTATGCTGAGCCTTAAGGGGGCACTGAACAGTGAAGATGCTGTCGGTCCCACCTCGTCGATGATGGGAGGACGAGAATTTGATCATAGTGGATTGGAGGTGCCATCGTGGGTGAAGTCATGGCGTTTCTTTCATTGTTGTGCTTTTCCGGCAATGTGTTGCTGACGAAGGCAGCTTCGTCTCGTCTCAACGTTCAGATAGGCTACTTTGCTTCCATCTGCGTAAACGTTTTCATTGCGATCGTCATGGTCCTCTTTGAACACAGTGTTTTACACAACCCGTTTCATTGGATGTTGCGCGGGTTTATCTACTATGTATTGGCTGGATGTCTGACGACCTACGTCGGTCGCCTTACATACTTTCACGCAATTGTTCGTTTGGGTGCGGCGAAGGCGAGTACCATCCAGGTTGCAAGCCCGGTGTTTACGGTGGTGCTCGCGTTCTTGACCATCAAGGAGGTGTTGAGCGCAGTCGAGTGGGCGGGCTGCCTTTGCACCGTCCTTGGGTTGTTCGTCGTGACGTACGTACCCGGCATTTTTTCAAAACATCGCGAACGATCTGACGAGCGTGGGATCGTGAAGGACGTGGGCAGTTTGACCCGGCCTCTGAATGAACCGAGTGCAGCAAAAGGCAATGCATTCGCATTTCTCAGCATGAGTGCTTATGGTGCGGGCAATATTTTTCGGGGAGAAGGGGTGCGCCATTGGAATGATCCTGTGTTTGGTGGATTCGTCGGTGCGCTCGTAGGCCTCGTTGCGTTCATCGTGACCACTCCTCGTCAAGTTTACAGGCTGAGAGCGCTCAAGAATGCTGATCGAAGAGCGCTGTTGATGTACTGTTTCGGAGGATTATGCACGATCACGGCGCAGATGAGCGTCCTTTTTGCCATGCGGTATATGCCAATCGGGATCGTCACCGTGATCAGCATGTCACAGCCCCTCATCGTCGTTCCGTTAACCTACTTGTTATTTAAGAAGAGCGGTCGCATGACCGCACGAACGATTTACGGAAGTCTGATCACCCTGATCGGTCTGATTCTGGCCGTTGCGGTGTGATTCGCAGCCACCCAGCTGTTGATGCGATATGGGGAGCCTGTAGCGTGCTAACACACAGCGCGTTCGAACGGGAGAGCACGACCCTCGTCGGGAAGACACGACCGACATATGAAGAAATCGACAAACCGGGACTTGAAGGTGACCCCTTAAGTCCCTATTTTCATGTAAATGTCCCATAAGACACCACCATACGCCTCAACCCTACGCGTGCACAAATTCGATTTATCAGTTAATATAGATAAATGTCACTCAAGAATGATAGTGAAAAAAGAGTCATCTGTCGTCTGAAAGGGGAGAGACCATGCAAGGAAAGTTTAAGAAACAACTAGGACTTGTCGACCTTACGTTCATTGGACTTGGTTCCATTATTGGCTCGGGCTGGCTCTTCGCTTCACAGCGGGCAGGAGAGATAGCTGGACCTGCTGCGTGGATATCTTGGATCATTGGCGCTGTAGCTGTTGCGCTGCTGGGTTTCGTCTATGCGGAGCTCGGAGGTTCTCTTCCGCGTACTGGTGGGACTGTAAGGTACCCAGAATACTCGCACGGGCCGCTCGTCGGCTATTTGCTTGGATTTGCGTCACTTATAGCCTTCGCCAGCGTGGCCGGGATCGAGGCCGAGGCGATGCGTCAATACGCGGACACTTGGTGGACCGCACTTGGTCAAGACAACCCTACCGTGCTCGGGTGGTTTGTCCAACTCGTGTTGCTGCTCATTTTCTTCGCTCTCAACTTCTTTAGCGTCAATTTGTTTGGCAAGGCCAATACGGTGCTCACGGCCATCAAGTTTATCGTGCCGGTACTGACCATCATCGTGCTTCTGACGCACATGAAGGTGGTTAACTTTTCGTCGCACGGTTTCGCGCCGTACGGTTTTGGGGGTATCGAAAAAGCTGTTGCCACGGCGGGGATCATCTTTGCTTACTTAGGTTTCCAACAAGCTGTCGGTTTCTCCGGAGAGGCCAAGAATCCGCAGCGCAACGTCCCGATCGCCATCCTGCTTGCCGTTGTTGGATCCGCCCTCCTGTACGTGTTGTTGCAAATCAGCTTTGTCGGAGCACTTCCGACCAGCTCGTTGGCCCATGGCTGGGTGGGTGTCGAGTTTACATCCCCATTTGCCAACGTGGCTGCTGCGATTGGATTGGGGTGGCTATCGACGGTCATCCTCGCAGACGCCATCGTTTCGCCGAGCGGTACGGCCAATATTTACCTGTCGGCTACGGCTCGCGTCATCTTCGCGTGGGCTCGGACAAAGACCTTTTTCAAGGTGTTTGGCAAGGTGGATGGGGCGTCTGGTGTACCGCGTCCAGCGCTCTGGCTATCGTTGATCATGGCCATTATCTTCACCCTTCCGTTTCCGTCGTGGGGTAAGCTGGTTGGCGTGGTTTCGTCCGCGACAGTGCTCACTTACATTCTCGGTCCTGTTTCCGCACACGCGTTTCGACGGACGGCGCCGAATCTCGCGCGTCCGTTCCGGTTGGCTGGAATGGGCATCATCTCGCCCATTTCATTCATCATCGCGTCGCTGATCATCTATTGGTCAGGTTGGCAGACGGATCGACTGCTGATTGGTATCCAGCTCATCATCTGGGTGTTGTATTTGATCTTCAACCGACTTGCGCCAAGCCACAAGGTGTCGTTTGCGCAACAGGTCAAGTCCTCGTGGTGGCTCATCGCCTACTACGCGGCGATGATGGTTGTGTCCTATTTGGGAAGTGACACATTTGGTGGAACGAATGCGTTGAAGACGCCATGGGATCAAATCATCGTGATTTTGATCTCGCTTGGCGCGTACTATTGGGGCGTGTTTACTGCAGTGCCCAACCCGGAATTCGATTCCGACGACGCACCGGACAATTCCCCGGCCGTCTCGACAACAGAAGGTTCAGTAACGATGTGAGCATTGTATGGTTCGTTGGTCGATAGGACTTTGCTGACGAGAAGAGCAGAGGTGGGATACCGCCTCTGCTCTTCTCTTTGTATTTGAGGCCCCCGGATGGCAATGTGCACCGTATACACGAGCGGTAGCACCAACTGAAAGTTTGCTGAAACATGCGTATCAACAGGGAACAAAGTCAGTTGCAGGAGGTAAACTGGGAGACGAGGTGAGCACGGATGTACAAGCCACAAGACATTAAGGTTCTCGTCATCGACGACGAGTTGAGCATATCGCAGTTTTTGACGTTGGGGCTCCAGAATGAGGGTTACAACGTGGAGTCTGCGCAG
This window encodes:
- a CDS encoding fructose-bisphosphate aldolase, coding for MSYFGKQIRMKRLLGTDGRLLSVALDQATARGVHEELIPIHRKVSEIVSGGPDAITIHKGLVENAFAPHANEVSLILKCSTFSPWQMNYETWLTSVVEGVRLGADAVSIGCIVGGDDQPEQIRNLSKFAEEATLYGLPVIAHIYPRGNQIPEDEKMDWKHHAYAVRLGAELGVDIVKTHYTGDPDSFSKVVAATPAKVVVAGGDSGGNLTGAFQMVRDVLDVGGAGITFGRFVWSNSHPKAVVSALRAIVHQNESVQFAVEVYEEVSERKIDSEAVLQQ
- a CDS encoding MFS transporter, whose translation is MSVSTEHSQTMYRRQVLGMPVALLWGFVAVACFMVGDGIEQAFLSKYIVQLGFTLTQSALVFTVYGITVAVAAWLSGVFADTWGPRRTMVIGFIIWVIFDVGFLTLGLSTKNYPMMLVMYGLRGFGYPLFCYGFIVWIAYVSPKHKLSSAMGWFWFMYSIGIGVIGSYLPSFTIPHIGFLGTLWIAVGWILVGGLMGVFLIRDKFDIKETDLPLKEKVRELLSGILIVKERPRIITAGIVKIINQLSMYGLPIIFPIYFTSKIGFTTSQWLQIWGDMFLVNMFMNVVWGFIGDKIGWHRQVMWFGCVGTAVTTLLFYYVPLFAGKDYWLTVFVAILYGVSLAAFVPMSAIIPSIAPDRKGAAMSIHNLASGISNFAAPAIVAGLLPFFNIQGVVWTFAVIYVIGAVLSYFLKVDQKAVSEDSPEMRTDSAVSYNN
- a CDS encoding DMT family transporter, which translates into the protein MGEVMAFLSLLCFSGNVLLTKAASSRLNVQIGYFASICVNVFIAIVMVLFEHSVLHNPFHWMLRGFIYYVLAGCLTTYVGRLTYFHAIVRLGAAKASTIQVASPVFTVVLAFLTIKEVLSAVEWAGCLCTVLGLFVVTYVPGIFSKHRERSDERGIVKDVGSLTRPLNEPSAAKGNAFAFLSMSAYGAGNIFRGEGVRHWNDPVFGGFVGALVGLVAFIVTTPRQVYRLRALKNADRRALLMYCFGGLCTITAQMSVLFAMRYMPIGIVTVISMSQPLIVVPLTYLLFKKSGRMTARTIYGSLITLIGLILAVAV
- a CDS encoding APC family permease, whose product is MQGKFKKQLGLVDLTFIGLGSIIGSGWLFASQRAGEIAGPAAWISWIIGAVAVALLGFVYAELGGSLPRTGGTVRYPEYSHGPLVGYLLGFASLIAFASVAGIEAEAMRQYADTWWTALGQDNPTVLGWFVQLVLLLIFFALNFFSVNLFGKANTVLTAIKFIVPVLTIIVLLTHMKVVNFSSHGFAPYGFGGIEKAVATAGIIFAYLGFQQAVGFSGEAKNPQRNVPIAILLAVVGSALLYVLLQISFVGALPTSSLAHGWVGVEFTSPFANVAAAIGLGWLSTVILADAIVSPSGTANIYLSATARVIFAWARTKTFFKVFGKVDGASGVPRPALWLSLIMAIIFTLPFPSWGKLVGVVSSATVLTYILGPVSAHAFRRTAPNLARPFRLAGMGIISPISFIIASLIIYWSGWQTDRLLIGIQLIIWVLYLIFNRLAPSHKVSFAQQVKSSWWLIAYYAAMMVVSYLGSDTFGGTNALKTPWDQIIVILISLGAYYWGVFTAVPNPEFDSDDAPDNSPAVSTTEGSVTM